From the genome of Phoenix dactylifera cultivar Barhee BC4 unplaced genomic scaffold, palm_55x_up_171113_PBpolish2nd_filt_p 001712F, whole genome shotgun sequence:
tattattattaattaatgCTTTAATCAGTAGAATGATAAACTAAAACAATAATAGTCATTGTTTGAAGATAAGTGTCATAAATGCCTATGCCGAGTGCTAAATAATTATGTGCACAATATGTTGCATTAATTGGTGTATATATGTGAGTACGTATAGATCGATTTTCAGACTGCCATTTAGTGTTTTATTCTCTTTCTCACAGTAAAGTAGGAGCTATTGGCACAACATGTGCAACTCGCATGCATTGCAAACATCCAAAATGATTTTATTTTCCCTTTTAATTCAGGGAAGGTGTGGTTTGAGAGTGTTAGTGAGTTGAGTACGAGTTTGGTTTAATTGGCTATATCCATATCCAATCCTAAAATATGATTTAGATTACTGCCAAACCCAAGCTCAAATTCAATTAAAACTCTATTCCCGAACCCAAAATTAGACCTTAAAAAGATAGGGTAATTAGATAGAGTTTTGATATAAATTGGGTGTTCAACCATTTATTTTCTATAGATCTagactattttttaaaattacttaCTGCACCCAAAATATACCCCATGGGCTAAGAAGCATGAAAAAAGATAATGATAGAACATACTAAAAGTCGTACTAAAGGAGAATATCTATTCAATTATTATCTTGTCACTTAAACATCCGTGCATCCAAAAATCATGAGGGTAAAAATCCTGCAATAATCAAGCTCAGTTAAATGATAAATCGCAGCAAATATGTTGTAAAGACTAGAGAGTAACAACTAGTAACCTTAGCCTCACACGGCTGAAATTAGGTGAAATAAGATGGGTTACAATTTTTGTTATATTAAGAAGAAAAGGTTGATATTATACACTTGCATCCATACAAGTTTTGGCAGAACAGTGAAAAATCTGCCTCTCATTTCAAGGGCAGTGAAAATGGGtaagtacaaaaataaataaaaggaaaaaagagaagaaaagtgaAGGAGAGGAGGCAGCCAGCCAAACAAAACTCAACTCCATATCCCTCCCCGGCCCAATTTAGAACACTCACATGGGCCAACACCTTCCCCCATCCACATCAGAGCTACAGTAAAATCAAAAGCCCCTGTACACTCCCCTACATGCGCGCGCATGGATCAGGTCACGTGAACTAAATTCAAAACCGAACCAACTTAAACCAATTTCTTAAAACAAAACCAAAACCATATTTACAAAAACCTCTTGAAACCGACCTAAAAAATTTAGTTTAGTTTGGTTTGGTACAATTTATCGAGTTGATATTctaatttatatataaatataaatttaagaaaattaaaaaataaaatttatatatatagatatatataggtCAGATAGGTTTGGGTCGGGTTAGGTTGGTTGgaatacatatatttatatatgtacatatgggTCGGGTTGGATTAGATCGGGTCGGTTTGAGCCAGTTTTTTGAAAACTTAAATTGAAACCGAACCGAATTTTTCAGTTCAAGACTTTTTCAAACTAAAATCAAaccaaattttaaaataataagtaATATAAACCGAACTGAAAGGACTAGTTCGAATTGGGTATACAGTTTGGCCCTTTTTTGCACATCCATCAGGGATAGTGACAAACATGTACACATATATAGTCAGTTTGGGTTTCAAATATGGCTCCACCTAAACCTAGAATCGAAACTAAGCCAAATCTTTTCAATTCATAACTTTttcaaactgaaactaactatttttttaaaaaaaaaaaatgatataaacCAAACCGAAAAGATCGGTTCGGATTAGGTATGCAGTATGACCGATTTTTTGCACACCCATCCTGAATGGTGacgaccatatatatatatatatatatatatatatatatatatatatatatatatatatacatataatcaGTTTGGGTTTCAAGTATGAGTTCACCTAAACCCAAACATGATCCAATAAAAGTTGAAGATCATTTCATGATTAACATTGTGTCGACAATGCTGTCATCGTACTACATGTCGGTATTCAAGTTGCCGGAATAGGTTATCAACAGAATGGATAAAATGAGGAGAGCTTTCTTGTGGAAGGGTGCAGATAGTGTTAGTGGATTCTATTGTTTGGTGAATTGAGACATTGTTTGTAAGACAAAGGAGCAAGGAGGCTTGGGGGTCAAGAACATTGCACCAATGAACCAATCACTCGTGGGTCGAATAATCCGTGATGGGGTCAGATTACCTGCTCATACTACTCGAAGAGGAAATTGGGCGTAAGAATGAGGAAAAGTCTCATAGGTCTCTTCCATTTGCATATCTCGCTGGATAGACTAAATCCACATAAAGTGCAACAAATAAGAAATTCTCCAAGTACTAAATACTACATAAAGGAGTAACCAGCCATGACTCAACGATTCAGAACTCCTCCTAATTGGATGCATGATTTTGCAACGAGATGAAGTCTTTCTTTCCTTCGGCTTGTGAGCCCTGGAGCTTCGGCCATGTCCATCTCCTCTCTCGTCATGCCGGAAGGCAGCTCCCAATTAAACCGGAGTACAAGATTCGCCAGTGCGAGCTCTAGAGTAGCAACTGCAAAGTTCATTCCAGGACAAATTCTCCGACCAGCCCCAAACGGTATGAACTGGAAGTCATTTCCTCTGAAATCCACGGTATTACTCAGAAATCTCTCGGGTCGGAATTCCTCTGGCGCCTCCCAATACTTGGAGTCTCTTCCAATGGCCCAAGCATTGATGAGGACTCTAGTTTTCTTGGGGACTTGGTAGCCCTGTATCTGGCAATCATCCATGGACTCGCGTGGAAGTAACAATGGAACTGGAGGGTGGAGCCGCAGGAGCTCCTTTACCACAGCTTTCAAGTAGCTCATTGCACTcagttcctcctctctgaccaAGCCTTTTCCATTGGCTATTCCTCTCACCTCATCTTGCAGCTTCTTCATCACCTCTGGGTTGCGAACAATCTCTACCATTGCCCATTCCAGGACTGCATAGGATGTTTCAGTTCCAGCAGAAAACATATCCTATAAAGAATGTTAATTAGGAAAATTAGGATTGTAGCTTATAAGGATAACCAATCATCAGAGaagtttatcaaataatttgacCGTTTTACATAACGGGTAAACATAATGGATGAAGAATATTATATTTGTAATTGTGAATAACAAGAGGTACTTctaaccaaaaataaaataacaatggATAGGCCTGCAATTAGCTGGGTTGATTCCGAGCCAAGTATGACTCAAAGTAAATTGGGTTTGACCCAATTTATGCCTATATCTGGACACATTTAGCACAGGTTCAACCGGTTCGGGTCCATGAATAATCGTATAGGCCTATTGGCTCGGTTAAGTTGACCAGACCCATGAATAATTTTTTAGACTCACCAGGTCATTGAACGGGGTTGGATCAAGCATAACTCGAACCCAACCAAATGCATTTGGGTTCCAACTGAGTCAGGTCTAAATTTAGGCCTAATATAGGACAAAAAAAGAGAATAGTGCACAATTCTGTATGTatttagaagaaaaataataatagcaTGAATAATGGATGGAAGAAtcatttaaaaagaaatattataTAATGATTTCTGGTATTAATATTTTGACAAGAAAATGGTCTAATCTGATTAGTTGAATCTTCAATTTGCATATCAATAGCCTTGATGCCTCACCTACGAACTTGCGAACCCaatcataaatttttttgattGAATTAGATCGGGCAGGCTAACTTGAGTTAGGTTATCCAACATTGGACTAATCTTTAGACTTGATTAGTATCCATGCTAGGTCCAGTCTAGGTTGAACAGGAAAACATGGGACCTATATAACTAGCTCAATTTTCAAACAGGTCGTCTTTTTTGACCTGTACCCACTCCATGGGCCTAAAAATAATTGGGTTCTGCTAGGCGTGGCAGGGTCAAAACAAGGACAAGTCATAACTTGACGTTGACACATTAGCAACCCTATTAATGGGCGTTCGATGCTCATTTTGGAAGCATCGGACATGAAGTCTTCCGTTACCAAAAGGTTGACGCGACCATTGGGCTCGTTAGCTTATAAACTTTCCACTTGACCCCGAAGGTCAAGCTTCACAGTACGAAAGCTTGAGAATGCGAATGCAATATTCGGGTGGCTTTTGAATCCCTTATcctcaaaacaaaacaaaaaaagggacAAAACAAAAGAGAACAAGGATGCATTGCTGGTGACGGATGCACAAAGGAAATCAGCAATACTTTGAGGCAAATCACCAAATAGATGTTTGACAAGAATGCCCGGGGTGCAAGTTTTGCTGTTCGAAGTGATAGTGATACTTTTGTAACCATAGGTGGTGTTACTGTTTTTGATACTAGCTACAGTGTCGATGGCTAAATTGGAGGCATCATAGGAGCTACCCTACGACGGCTATCAAATGGCTTTCTAATCCAACTCATTCATGGCATAGATATCATTCTATTTTACAGTACAGCTAAAAATTAATGAAACCATTATAATGTTTTGAGATTTTGTATATTTGTAAAAAGTGAATAGCGTTGTTGATTAGATGGCAATATATACAGAATCTATTTTATGGGCGCCTATGGTTGATCTTCATTTTCagttttataatatatatatttttttgactcTCACGGATGTatttttttaagtttcatttaaaCCATCCGATTTAGAAAAGAGAGATGTATACTTGGGTATCAGCAGATTACCGATAAGATTCCTTTGATTTGCTCTTTGGTGAGGCTGCGTTCTTTGGGGAGATCAGATTGATTATTGGAGTCCTCTTGAAGAGACATCAGCAGGTCCACTAGGTTGTTCTCATGCCTGCCATCCTTCATTCGATCGCCATGGTCCTTGATCACCTCGCTCAGAACACCATCCCATCTCTTAAACAACCTTTGGGCCCCTGTGTTCAGCCCTAATAACGCATCCAACCATGCAAGTGACGGGAAATAGTCTTCAAAGTGGAACTGCCCGGCTATGGCAGGCATCTCGTCTATGAGCTCACGCAGCAAATCATTTCTACCTCCTCCTCTGAAAAATTTCCCTGCCACCGCTCTCGAGATCATGTCATTCGCAAAGGAATTCAAGACCTTGCTCATATCCACTGGAACCAGTGCTGCAGAGGCTTCAGAAATCTTCTCCATCATGAAGGCCACTTCTTCCTCTCTCATGAGACGAAAGGAGTGCACTTTTTGGGCACCAAGGACGTGGAGGGCGCAGAGCTTCCTCACAAGTCTCCAGTAGTCACCGTAAGGAGTGAAAGCCAAGCCCATGCCTTCATAAAACGCGATTCTGATGGCCTTTAAAGAAGGCCGGCTGGCGAAGACGAGGTCTTGAGTCCTCATGATCTCCTGGGCGATCTCAGCGGAGGACACGACAAGGGTCGGCACCCGGCCGAGATGGAGAAGCATCAGGGGTCCATGCTTCTCTGcgagggctcggagagagtGATGGGAGAGAGAGCCCAGCTGGAGGATGTTTCCAATCAGAGGAAACTTGGGTGGAGAAGGTGGGAGCTTGATCTTTTTCGAGAGGGCTCGTTTGGTGCTAAAAATTAGTAGATAGAGGGGAAAGAGCAGGAGAACTGCGAGGAGCAGGAGGACGAGAAGCTGCGGTGAAGGAGACATCGTTTGTTAATTAACTAATCTTCTTCTCAGTCACCTCCATGCACGCCATCCGACCTCCTTTAATAACTCAAGAGTGATGAGTACTTTTTCAAACCgatgctgtatttttttttggccaAAGAAACCGATGCATGTATTGGACGTACACGGCTCTTTCTTTTTTGCTGGAACATTGGACACGGCTCTTTCTCGTGCATCCCCTGCATCTCCACTAAAATAAAACCCTTCGACAGCACGTTATGGGCTGCATTAAGTTTAGGTTAGAAATTTCTTGGCCACTTTAATAATTGCTTGGGAAGTCCAACACCTCGCTAGTCCGCACCGATGTACACAAATAGTATCTTTTACAAAAAATTCTCGCATTTCCTTCGCGTCAAACCCGCCAACTAAGAGCTGTAAGAAGTTGGTCCCATGCTCCCCTCATCGTGATTGGACCTTCATTCATCTCCAAGTTCTCCAAAGAGCATGTAGATTCGTCCACCTCTCATTAAGACATGACGTCAAAAATGATGAGGCGCATCTGGGGAATCGGGACTTAATTATGAGTAGATGGGTTGCCGTCTCAGAGCATCGCTTCGAACTCCAATAATAGTACATACAACTATACCACTAAAAGCTTAGAGGATAAATTTTGTAGGTGCAGTCTTGCTTCAAATTCGCATTAAACCGTCGTCAGAAGCATAAATTTGGAAGACGCGGTCTCACTCCAAATTCTAGCAGCTTCCACTCCTACTTTTAATCTAGTATGTCAGTTTTTCGATACATTCGTGATCTAGCTTCTACGGTTGATTAACTTGCAGACATTTTCACCAAAGCTCATCctcctagctctgataccatattgaaaaagaagaaaaaaaagaaaattgtatTTCTGCCTGCCTGTTACAGTATACAGGAACAGTCTTTATATAGAATAGAAGGCCGACaaagttt
Proteins encoded in this window:
- the LOC120109006 gene encoding cytochrome P450 71A1-like; its protein translation is MSPSPQLLVLLLLAVLLLFPLYLLIFSTKRALSKKIKLPPSPPKFPLIGNILQLGSLSHHSLRALAEKHGPLMLLHLGRVPTLVVSSAEIAQEIMRTQDLVFASRPSLKAIRIAFYEGMGLAFTPYGDYWRLVRKLCALHVLGAQKVHSFRLMREEEVAFMMEKISEASAALVPVDMSKVLNSFANDMISRAVAGKFFRGGGRNDLLRELIDEMPAIAGQFHFEDYFPSLAWLDALLGLNTGAQRLFKRWDGVLSEVIKDHGDRMKDGRHENNLVDLLMSLQEDSNNQSDLPKERSLTKEQIKGILSDMFSAGTETSYAVLEWAMVEIVRNPEVMKKLQDEVRGIANGKGLVREEELSAMSYLKAVVKELLRLHPPVPLLLPRESMDDCQIQGYQVPKKTRVLINAWAIGRDSKYWEAPEEFRPERFLSNTVDFRGNDFQFIPFGAGRRICPGMNFAVATLELALANLVLRFNWELPSGMTREEMDMAEAPGLTSRRKERLHLVAKSCIQLGGVLNR